One genomic region from Chthonomonas calidirosea T49 encodes:
- a CDS encoding TAT-variant-translocated molybdopterin oxidoreductase, translating into MANENRSKLDLATIKARLAAARGKKYWRVLEELADTPEFREVVANEIPDVTRSIDLHMDRRQFLTLSAASLALAGLSGCRYLPQHKLVPYVNQPEEETPGIPLYYASAAPTFWGYGIGTIVTSRDGRPIKMDGNPGHPASLGATDIFTQAATLTLYDPDRSQIVNHQGDFSTWEDFFATARPLLQRQLAVRGAGLRILTETVTSPTLSAQLQAILKRFPEAQWVQYEPTYPNHAYEAAVVAFGEPVHTYYDLAKAKRILSLDSDFLISNPACVRYARDFADGRRVRQGTTEISRFYAIESTPTLTGAMADNRIRVRASLVEGLARTIAQQLGIDVGTEPLPTLDAEQAKFVAGVVKDLKDNAGASVVIPGEFQTPAVHILAHAINERLGNVGKTVFHTEPVEARPQHQIQALQNLVADMNAGKVDILLILGGNPVYNAPADIGFAEALPRVPFRAHLGLYEDETSIACQWHLPESHFLEAWGDLRAFDGTASIIQPLILPIYDTKSAYELLSGLFDTPETGGHAGAAPRDGYTIVRQYWAEHGYPIDEPYDFAFNKLLHDGVIPNTKAKVKQVQVRAEALRSLQVQVPVNVGGTTLEVMIRPDPTIWDGRFANNGWLQELPKPFSKATWDNVILMNPETAERLQIPLGDGWAIIPKLNESQGAKASPVITVNLNGRTVKGAVWAMPGHPHDAITVYLGYGRTSAGVLGTGTGFNVYPIFLSKSPWNGTAQIEYTGEGYQIATTQYTHMMDNRDVVRVGTIKEFLRHPSLAPDEDAEQANVAEGTGKGQPDYYPAFPWPEPGMSHKGAYNWGMVIDLQSCIGCSVCMVACQAENNIPVVGKAQVMRGRHMNWIRVDTYYETKPDDFETFAHNPRIYFQPVTCMQCEQAPCEYVCPVGATQHSVEGINQMVYNRCIGTRYCANNCPYKVRRFNFLNYNNHFNHDFFGRPNKVEQLVFNPDVTVRGRGVMEKCMYCIQRINSARQKAKIENRDLRDGEVLTACQQACPTQAITFGNITDHASKVYALKIQPHNYGLLTDLNTRPRTTYLARVINPNTDIEPETEKQVG; encoded by the coding sequence ATGGCAAACGAAAATCGGTCGAAGCTAGATTTAGCGACTATTAAAGCGCGCCTGGCGGCTGCACGTGGCAAGAAGTATTGGCGTGTGCTTGAGGAACTCGCGGACACTCCGGAGTTTCGCGAGGTTGTTGCCAATGAAATACCCGATGTCACCCGCTCAATAGATTTACATATGGACCGCCGACAGTTCCTCACATTAAGTGCGGCTTCATTGGCTCTGGCCGGCCTGAGCGGGTGTCGTTATCTGCCTCAACACAAACTCGTTCCTTATGTGAACCAGCCTGAGGAAGAGACGCCGGGCATACCGTTGTATTATGCCTCGGCCGCACCTACTTTTTGGGGATATGGCATAGGTACCATCGTAACGAGCCGTGATGGGCGCCCTATAAAGATGGATGGCAACCCAGGCCATCCGGCGAGTTTGGGGGCCACCGATATCTTTACTCAAGCAGCCACGCTGACCCTTTATGACCCCGATCGCTCTCAAATAGTGAACCATCAAGGCGATTTCTCCACCTGGGAAGATTTCTTTGCCACCGCTCGCCCGCTCCTGCAGCGCCAACTCGCTGTGAGAGGTGCAGGTTTACGAATTCTTACAGAGACGGTTACGTCGCCCACTCTGTCGGCTCAGTTGCAGGCAATCTTAAAGCGTTTTCCTGAAGCGCAATGGGTTCAGTATGAGCCAACCTACCCCAATCATGCCTACGAGGCCGCTGTAGTCGCTTTTGGCGAGCCAGTTCACACCTATTATGACCTTGCCAAAGCGAAACGTATCCTGTCGCTGGATTCCGATTTCCTTATTTCAAACCCAGCCTGCGTACGCTACGCACGCGATTTTGCCGACGGTCGGAGGGTACGACAGGGCACCACCGAGATATCGCGATTCTATGCCATAGAGAGCACGCCCACATTGACCGGGGCGATGGCGGATAACCGAATTCGGGTACGAGCCAGCCTGGTAGAGGGTCTTGCCCGGACTATTGCGCAGCAGCTTGGAATAGATGTGGGGACGGAACCATTGCCTACGCTTGATGCGGAGCAAGCCAAGTTTGTTGCGGGGGTCGTGAAGGACTTAAAGGACAACGCAGGCGCCAGTGTGGTGATCCCCGGCGAGTTTCAGACCCCTGCGGTCCATATTCTGGCGCATGCTATCAATGAGCGCCTTGGCAACGTGGGGAAAACTGTTTTCCACACGGAACCCGTAGAAGCTCGGCCACAACATCAGATACAGGCGCTTCAAAATCTGGTGGCCGATATGAATGCAGGCAAGGTGGATATCTTGCTGATCCTTGGTGGTAACCCTGTTTATAACGCGCCTGCCGACATCGGCTTTGCTGAGGCGCTTCCACGAGTTCCATTTCGTGCCCATCTTGGACTATATGAGGATGAGACGTCGATAGCTTGTCAGTGGCATCTGCCAGAATCGCACTTCCTCGAAGCTTGGGGCGATCTGAGAGCTTTCGACGGCACGGCTAGCATTATTCAGCCCCTCATCCTTCCCATCTACGACACGAAATCGGCTTATGAGTTGCTTTCAGGCCTTTTCGATACGCCTGAGACCGGTGGGCACGCGGGCGCTGCTCCACGCGACGGTTACACCATTGTTCGGCAGTACTGGGCAGAGCATGGCTACCCCATAGATGAACCGTATGATTTCGCCTTCAACAAACTTTTGCATGATGGGGTCATCCCGAACACAAAGGCGAAAGTCAAGCAGGTGCAGGTACGTGCAGAAGCTTTGCGTTCGCTGCAGGTTCAGGTGCCTGTCAACGTGGGCGGTACGACGCTTGAGGTGATGATTCGGCCTGATCCCACCATTTGGGATGGACGCTTCGCCAATAATGGATGGCTACAAGAGCTTCCCAAGCCCTTTTCTAAGGCCACCTGGGACAACGTGATTTTGATGAACCCCGAGACGGCTGAGCGACTACAGATACCGCTTGGAGACGGATGGGCGATTATTCCTAAGTTGAACGAATCGCAAGGGGCAAAAGCCTCCCCTGTGATTACCGTCAACCTGAATGGGAGAACGGTGAAAGGGGCTGTTTGGGCAATGCCAGGGCACCCTCACGATGCGATTACGGTCTACTTAGGATACGGTCGCACAAGTGCTGGTGTGCTGGGCACGGGGACTGGGTTTAATGTGTACCCGATCTTTTTATCGAAGAGCCCTTGGAACGGGACGGCACAGATCGAGTACACCGGGGAAGGTTATCAAATAGCAACGACCCAGTACACGCATATGATGGACAATCGCGACGTCGTTCGAGTGGGAACGATCAAGGAATTTCTACGACACCCCTCTTTAGCTCCTGATGAGGACGCAGAACAAGCAAACGTGGCCGAGGGCACCGGAAAAGGGCAACCCGACTATTACCCAGCTTTTCCCTGGCCTGAGCCTGGTATGAGTCACAAAGGCGCGTATAACTGGGGTATGGTCATTGACCTACAATCCTGCATTGGCTGTAGCGTCTGTATGGTGGCCTGTCAGGCAGAGAACAATATTCCAGTGGTCGGCAAGGCACAGGTCATGCGGGGACGGCATATGAACTGGATTCGGGTGGATACCTACTACGAAACGAAACCCGACGACTTTGAGACATTCGCACACAATCCTCGCATCTACTTCCAACCGGTAACATGCATGCAGTGTGAACAGGCGCCTTGCGAGTACGTGTGCCCCGTTGGCGCGACGCAACATAGCGTGGAGGGCATTAACCAGATGGTTTATAACCGCTGTATCGGAACCCGCTATTGCGCCAACAACTGCCCCTATAAGGTGCGTCGCTTCAACTTCCTCAACTACAACAATCATTTCAATCATGACTTTTTTGGTCGGCCCAATAAAGTGGAGCAGCTAGTTTTTAACCCGGATGTCACCGTGCGCGGACGCGGTGTCATGGAGAAATGCATGTACTGCATTCAGCGCATCAACTCGGCCCGTCAAAAGGCAAAAATCGAGAACCGTGATCTGCGAGATGGAGAGGTTTTGACAGCTTGCCAACAGGCCTGTCCAACTCAGGCTATCACGTTTGGCAATATTACAGACCATGCCTCGAAGGTCTATGCGCTGAAGATTCAGCCTCATAACTACGGCCTGCTGACCGATTTGAACACACGGCCACGAACCACCTATTTAGCGCGAGTTATCAATCCAAACACGGATATCGAACCGGAAACGGAGAAGCAAGTTGGATAA
- the nrfD gene encoding NrfD/PsrC family molybdoenzyme membrane anchor subunit: MDNESSIQSSSSVPENPAIAGLIEGDQTFETVTERIVSVVLSQSKHKLPWWIMTAIGFLFFNVLGISLTYLVFKGVGIWGINQPVSWGWAIINFVWWIGIGHAGTLISAFLALMRQQWRASINRFAEAMTIFAVMCAGIFPALHTGRPWVDYWMFPLPNILAMWPQWRSPLMWDVFAVGTYFTISVLFWFLGLVPDFATVRDRAENPVIKYVYAILSLGWRGAASHWERFETAYLILAGLSTPLVLSVHSVVSFDFSVGIVSGWHATIFPPYFVAGALYAGFAMVIMLAVPLRKWYHLEDYVTMKHFDWMAKMMLTSGLIVFYGYIMECFFAYFGGDYFDRRMMEFRQFGPYGWAYWVLILTNCIIPQALWIPWVRRNLNWLFFISVVISIGMWFERYVIVAVSLTRQFLPGSWGYYTNTIWDVLVYLGTFGLFTFFFFLFVRFAPMISVFEMRDLVWRRFHFGHHEHGAETAEMEHTTGTTEA; the protein is encoded by the coding sequence TTGGATAACGAGAGCTCTATCCAGTCATCAAGCAGCGTCCCTGAGAATCCGGCAATTGCCGGTCTTATAGAGGGCGATCAGACGTTTGAGACCGTAACGGAACGAATCGTTTCGGTTGTGCTGAGCCAGAGCAAGCACAAGCTGCCCTGGTGGATCATGACCGCAATCGGTTTCCTGTTTTTTAACGTCCTTGGTATCTCTCTAACCTATCTCGTCTTTAAAGGAGTAGGAATTTGGGGAATCAACCAGCCGGTAAGTTGGGGATGGGCGATCATCAACTTTGTGTGGTGGATCGGTATCGGCCATGCTGGAACGCTTATTTCGGCCTTTTTGGCGCTGATGCGACAGCAATGGCGTGCCTCCATTAACCGATTTGCCGAGGCCATGACCATCTTTGCCGTGATGTGCGCAGGCATCTTTCCTGCTCTACATACAGGGCGTCCTTGGGTGGATTACTGGATGTTTCCTCTTCCCAATATCCTCGCCATGTGGCCTCAGTGGCGCAGCCCCCTTATGTGGGACGTTTTCGCCGTAGGTACTTACTTCACTATCTCCGTGCTGTTCTGGTTTCTGGGGCTTGTGCCCGATTTCGCTACCGTACGTGACCGGGCGGAAAACCCAGTCATTAAGTATGTCTATGCTATCCTCTCCTTAGGGTGGCGTGGAGCTGCAAGCCATTGGGAGCGATTCGAAACAGCTTACCTTATCCTTGCCGGTCTCTCAACGCCACTGGTGCTGTCGGTGCACTCCGTGGTGAGCTTCGACTTCTCCGTTGGGATCGTTTCCGGATGGCACGCCACCATTTTCCCACCCTACTTCGTAGCCGGAGCCTTGTATGCAGGTTTCGCTATGGTGATTATGCTGGCAGTTCCTTTAAGAAAGTGGTACCACCTGGAAGATTATGTAACGATGAAGCACTTCGACTGGATGGCCAAAATGATGCTTACATCGGGCCTAATCGTTTTCTACGGTTACATTATGGAGTGCTTTTTTGCCTACTTTGGGGGAGACTACTTCGACAGGCGGATGATGGAGTTTCGGCAGTTTGGGCCCTACGGATGGGCCTACTGGGTCCTTATCCTTACCAACTGCATCATCCCACAGGCTCTGTGGATCCCATGGGTTCGTAGAAATCTTAACTGGCTCTTCTTTATCTCGGTGGTCATCAGCATCGGCATGTGGTTTGAGCGCTACGTGATCGTTGCTGTATCGCTGACTCGCCAGTTTCTACCCGGTTCATGGGGGTACTATACCAACACCATTTGGGACGTGCTGGTGTATTTAGGAACGTTTGGTCTGTTTACTTTCTTCTTCTTCCTATTCGTACGCTTCGCCCCGATGATCTCCGTATTCGAGATGCGCGACCTCGTTTGGCGTCGTTTCCACTTCGGCCATCACGAACACGGGGCTGAAACAGCGGAGATGGAGCATACGACGGGCACTACAGAGGCCTAG
- a CDS encoding DUF3341 domain-containing protein, which yields MNSNLYGLVAEFNNPEDLLRAAKAVREAGYRKVEAYTPFPVHGLSEALEIHDWRMPWLIFLGGVTGCVFGFLMQWYTAVVDYPWNVGGKPYNSWPQFIPITYECTILFAGITAFLATIFLNGLPRPHHPIFNAPRFERATSDLFFLCIEADDGMFDREGTEEFLRGLGAQLVSEVEK from the coding sequence ATGAACTCGAACCTCTACGGTCTTGTTGCCGAGTTTAACAATCCGGAGGACCTCTTGAGAGCTGCTAAGGCGGTACGAGAGGCTGGCTACCGTAAGGTAGAAGCCTACACGCCTTTCCCTGTACATGGCCTTTCAGAGGCCTTGGAGATACACGATTGGCGTATGCCCTGGCTGATCTTTCTTGGAGGGGTTACTGGCTGCGTTTTCGGTTTCTTAATGCAGTGGTACACGGCGGTTGTTGACTATCCTTGGAACGTTGGTGGAAAGCCCTACAACAGCTGGCCTCAGTTTATACCCATCACCTACGAATGCACCATTCTGTTTGCCGGTATAACTGCATTTTTGGCAACGATCTTTCTAAATGGGCTTCCACGTCCCCATCATCCTATCTTTAATGCGCCCCGATTCGAGCGAGCAACCTCCGATCTCTTTTTCCTCTGTATTGAAGCGGATGATGGCATGTTTGACCGAGAGGGAACCGAGGAGTTTCTACGTGGGCTAGGGGCTCAACTGGTGTCGGAGGTGGAAAAGTGA
- a CDS encoding c-type cytochrome has product MSLVQWRKRGWLPLAAMALWLLAGCHQDMWDQPKADDYSPSEVFPDGATMRPLPAHTVDRTHFWTDEGRYTGYVGTHYVGNKLVMGRLVTRFPFKITYEDLKRGQELYNIYCSPCHGALGNGMGMIAMRGLALRRPPATYHTDRLRKMPIGHFYDVITNGYGTMFSYASRIEPDDRWRIVAYIRVLQRSQDAKPSDLPPGVDINQLPLIHTTGDTGPAWHNITYTAPYISISSTENGGPMSTNQEGSEK; this is encoded by the coding sequence GTGAGTTTAGTTCAGTGGCGAAAGAGGGGCTGGCTGCCTTTAGCGGCGATGGCATTATGGCTGCTTGCCGGATGTCATCAAGATATGTGGGATCAGCCTAAAGCCGATGACTATAGCCCTTCTGAGGTGTTTCCCGATGGCGCTACCATGCGTCCTTTACCGGCTCATACCGTAGACCGCACGCATTTTTGGACGGATGAGGGGCGCTACACGGGCTATGTGGGCACGCACTACGTTGGCAATAAGTTGGTGATGGGGCGATTGGTTACACGTTTCCCCTTCAAGATTACCTATGAAGATTTGAAGCGAGGGCAAGAGCTCTACAACATCTACTGTTCCCCATGTCACGGTGCGTTAGGCAACGGGATGGGGATGATCGCCATGCGCGGTTTAGCTTTGCGCCGGCCTCCAGCAACCTACCACACCGATCGATTACGGAAGATGCCCATCGGCCATTTTTATGATGTGATCACCAACGGATACGGCACCATGTTTTCTTATGCCTCACGCATCGAGCCGGACGATCGATGGCGCATCGTCGCCTATATTCGAGTGCTTCAACGCAGCCAAGATGCCAAGCCTTCAGACCTACCGCCTGGAGTAGACATCAACCAGCTGCCGCTCATACATACCACTGGGGATACAGGGCCAGCCTGGCATAACATCACCTATACGGCTCCCTATATCTCCATCTCATCAACAGAAAATGGAGGACCGATGAGTACTAATCAAGAGGGAAGCGAGAAATGA
- a CDS encoding SCO family protein produces the protein MLTRAVAQTNSSQVAAQAVAQSATSPTKGVYYEQKVNHAIPLDLTFTNSRGQVVALKQFFDGKHPVILVTPFYRCKAGCTLELQGMADAFGKLQYKLGRDFTALTISINPLEPPQLAAQTKEGYLKMTKNQPYAAEGWHFLVGTQKNIQALAQATGFHYNYNLQYQQFVHPTGILVLTPQGRIYRYFFGTDYNPSDLKIALIKASQNQIGSPIDQIIAICCTWNPTTGHYGVVIQRVIVGAGTLTVLALAGLIGGLFYWEKKHPKLPLAASTTEGERHNAGGAI, from the coding sequence ATGCTTACTAGGGCGGTTGCCCAGACCAATTCGTCACAGGTGGCGGCGCAAGCGGTAGCCCAGTCGGCCACAAGCCCAACGAAAGGAGTTTACTATGAGCAGAAGGTTAACCATGCGATACCGCTAGATCTTACCTTTACGAACTCTAGGGGGCAGGTAGTGGCCCTAAAGCAGTTTTTTGACGGTAAACATCCGGTTATTCTCGTTACTCCCTTCTACCGATGTAAAGCGGGCTGTACCTTGGAGTTACAAGGAATGGCGGATGCTTTCGGGAAGCTTCAGTACAAGTTAGGGCGTGATTTTACGGCTCTCACGATAAGTATCAACCCCTTAGAGCCCCCGCAGTTGGCGGCGCAGACGAAAGAAGGTTATCTGAAGATGACGAAGAATCAGCCCTATGCGGCAGAGGGATGGCACTTCTTGGTAGGCACCCAAAAAAACATCCAGGCGTTGGCACAGGCCACAGGATTTCACTACAACTATAACCTGCAGTACCAACAGTTCGTGCATCCCACTGGTATCTTAGTGCTGACGCCGCAGGGACGTATCTACCGTTACTTCTTCGGTACCGATTACAACCCGTCTGACCTGAAGATCGCGCTGATCAAAGCATCGCAGAATCAGATTGGTTCTCCTATAGATCAGATCATTGCCATCTGCTGTACATGGAACCCTACCACGGGACATTATGGAGTGGTGATACAGCGGGTCATTGTAGGTGCGGGCACCCTAACTGTGCTAGCCCTGGCTGGTTTAATTGGGGGATTGTTCTATTGGGAGAAGAAACATCCGAAGCTGCCGCTGGCTGCATCAACCACAGAGGGCGAACGACACAACGCTGGAGGAGCGATCTGA
- the coxB gene encoding cytochrome c oxidase subunit II, which translates to MELPIIPPAASTFADEVDHIFYTLVGLTIFFTALVFCLLLIFVVRFHRGSRANRANRSFGNLPLELTWSIIPGIIGLVIFAWSARPYAEAYNPPADAQEILVIGKRWMWHLQHADSGIRENNELHIPVGKAIKLTMISQDVIHGFYVPAFRVKRDCLPGYYNTVWFIPTKVGKYPFYCTEYCGTNHSKMGGFVYVMTPADYLQWKENGGNLEVAHRETAAERGYDLFNKYGCANCHASEDGVHGPTLNGLYGSKVVLQNGQTVTVDDNFIRQSIVNPDSVRVAGYPPLMQAYSVGDGPGQLSEEEILELIAYIKSLGGQNLRALKTTSSSTAPLSKGAGGKK; encoded by the coding sequence ATGGAGTTACCCATTATTCCACCGGCAGCCTCTACCTTTGCCGATGAGGTGGACCACATCTTCTACACCCTAGTAGGGCTTACTATATTCTTCACTGCTTTGGTGTTCTGTCTGCTCTTGATTTTTGTGGTACGTTTCCACAGAGGTTCGAGAGCAAACCGAGCCAACCGCTCTTTTGGTAATCTGCCTCTGGAGTTGACCTGGTCTATCATCCCCGGCATCATCGGGTTGGTGATATTCGCATGGTCTGCCCGTCCTTACGCAGAGGCCTATAACCCACCAGCGGATGCGCAGGAGATTTTGGTTATCGGTAAGCGGTGGATGTGGCATTTGCAACATGCGGATAGCGGTATCCGCGAAAATAACGAGCTCCATATTCCTGTTGGCAAGGCCATTAAGCTTACCATGATCTCCCAGGATGTGATCCATGGTTTCTATGTACCCGCCTTTCGTGTGAAGCGCGACTGTCTGCCTGGCTACTACAATACCGTTTGGTTCATTCCGACCAAAGTCGGAAAATATCCTTTCTACTGCACGGAGTACTGTGGAACCAACCACTCTAAGATGGGTGGGTTCGTCTATGTGATGACGCCTGCCGATTATCTGCAGTGGAAGGAGAATGGTGGGAATCTGGAGGTAGCGCATCGGGAGACCGCGGCCGAGCGCGGCTACGACCTTTTCAATAAGTATGGATGCGCTAACTGTCATGCAAGTGAAGACGGTGTGCACGGCCCCACGTTGAACGGTCTTTACGGATCGAAAGTCGTCTTGCAAAATGGGCAGACAGTGACAGTCGATGACAACTTTATTCGGCAATCCATCGTAAATCCCGACTCGGTTCGCGTAGCGGGCTATCCCCCCCTCATGCAGGCATATTCCGTGGGTGACGGGCCAGGGCAGCTAAGTGAGGAGGAGATTCTGGAGCTGATCGCCTACATCAAATCGCTAGGGGGTCAGAATCTGAGAGCTTTGAAAACCACGTCGTCTTCTACAGCGCCACTCTCAAAAGGGGCTGGTGGAAAGAAATGA
- a CDS encoding cytochrome c oxidase subunit I, translating to MSSITVPGAVPVPESRKERENYLNIQHTVASWLLTLDHKRIAILYLVGITFMFAIGGAAAAGIRIALVRPHDTFFSNEVYNKLFSIHGIVMVFFFLVPSIPAVFGNFALPLMIGARDVAFPRLNLLSWYLYMTGSFLMLLAIMFGGVDTGWTFYTPYSSVYSDTNVSLVIFGVFIAGFSSIATGVNFLVTIHKMRAPGMTWFRMPLFVWAMYATSIIMILGTPVVAITLFLVAMERIFGFCVFNPVCGGDPLLFEHLFWFYSHPAVYIMILPSMGVVSEVIACFSRKRIFGYEFVGFSSLAIALLGFLVWGHHMFVTGESMYSGMVFSLLSFLIAVPSAIKVFNWSATLYKGNIWLSAPMIYALGFIGLFTIGGLTGLYLASLAVDVHLNMTYFVVAHFHYVMVGGAIFGFMAALHFWWPKMTGRLYPESWAKLAALIMFIGFNLTFFPQFILGYLGMPRRYHYYLPEYQAWNILSSAGASVLAVGYIIPFCYLLWSLFKGAPAGNNPWGAVGLEWTIPSPPPSHNYDEVPIVTWEAYDYEPVIQAELAGAAVGHPLMTTEEPYIKETE from the coding sequence ATGAGTAGCATAACCGTACCAGGTGCTGTACCGGTTCCAGAAAGTCGTAAGGAACGAGAGAACTATCTGAACATTCAGCATACTGTAGCATCTTGGCTCTTAACGCTAGACCATAAGCGCATCGCGATCCTCTATCTTGTAGGGATCACGTTTATGTTCGCGATAGGAGGTGCTGCTGCCGCGGGCATACGTATTGCGCTGGTAAGGCCGCACGATACCTTCTTCTCGAACGAGGTATACAACAAGCTGTTCTCTATTCACGGGATCGTGATGGTGTTTTTCTTCTTAGTACCTTCTATTCCTGCGGTGTTCGGCAACTTTGCTCTGCCGCTGATGATCGGGGCACGTGATGTGGCGTTTCCACGCCTAAACTTGCTGAGTTGGTACCTCTATATGACGGGCAGCTTCCTCATGCTGCTGGCGATCATGTTCGGCGGCGTGGATACCGGATGGACGTTCTATACGCCCTACAGCTCGGTGTATAGCGACACGAACGTCTCTTTGGTGATCTTTGGGGTTTTTATTGCCGGATTTTCCTCGATCGCAACAGGAGTCAACTTCCTCGTCACCATTCACAAGATGCGTGCTCCTGGCATGACATGGTTCCGTATGCCGCTCTTTGTATGGGCGATGTATGCTACCAGCATTATCATGATCCTGGGGACGCCTGTGGTAGCTATCACCCTCTTTCTCGTTGCGATGGAGCGTATTTTTGGGTTCTGCGTGTTTAACCCCGTATGTGGCGGTGACCCGCTGCTTTTCGAGCACCTGTTCTGGTTCTACTCTCACCCGGCCGTCTACATTATGATTCTGCCTTCAATGGGTGTGGTAAGTGAGGTTATCGCCTGCTTTTCACGAAAACGCATCTTTGGATACGAGTTCGTAGGTTTCTCCAGCTTAGCCATCGCCCTCCTTGGTTTCCTTGTGTGGGGGCATCACATGTTTGTAACCGGCGAGTCGATGTACAGCGGCATGGTGTTCTCCTTGCTGTCGTTTCTTATCGCCGTACCGTCGGCTATTAAGGTGTTTAACTGGTCGGCAACCCTATACAAGGGCAACATATGGTTATCGGCTCCTATGATCTACGCTCTCGGTTTTATCGGGTTGTTCACCATTGGAGGGCTTACCGGCTTGTATCTTGCGTCTTTGGCAGTTGATGTCCATCTTAACATGACCTATTTCGTAGTGGCCCATTTCCATTACGTTATGGTAGGTGGCGCCATTTTCGGGTTCATGGCGGCCCTTCATTTCTGGTGGCCTAAGATGACGGGACGCCTCTATCCGGAAAGCTGGGCTAAGCTGGCCGCGTTGATCATGTTCATTGGATTCAACCTCACCTTCTTTCCTCAGTTCATTTTAGGCTACCTTGGCATGCCGCGACGCTATCACTACTACTTACCGGAGTACCAGGCCTGGAACATTCTCTCTTCAGCGGGTGCAAGCGTGCTAGCAGTGGGTTACATTATCCCCTTCTGTTACCTACTCTGGTCGCTGTTTAAGGGTGCCCCAGCTGGCAACAACCCTTGGGGGGCAGTTGGGTTAGAGTGGACGATCCCCTCTCCACCACCCTCTCATAACTACGATGAGGTGCCCATCGTTACCTGGGAGGCCTATGATTATGAGCCGGTGATTCAAGCGGAGCTAGCTGGGGCGGCCGTAGGCCATCCTCTCATGACGACAGAAGAACCGTATATAAAGGAGACAGAATGA